In Marinobacter antarcticus, one genomic interval encodes:
- a CDS encoding coiled-coil domain-containing protein, with amino-acid sequence MTRPVAFISRVFHSGLTARLAAVAVLLLGSPAVVADEAPERAKDPVYGWVLYNYYLGESFDALTLLDVARERGGISGHGAYPELVEGGLMLSYGMTREARDLFTRLLEETNASDSDDSDSKSPRIKLSPEVRSQAWFYLGKVFYLEGDYGLAYENLQRVNADVLEESDSGLYAEWLYLRAQLAMTSDAFGGKAGDEALTESLRKWLRQSGPWAYYLSYNMAMAEIAAGDFTGAQQSLRALIADMEDETPKENRISEHRALLDKSRLSLARLYLRDARFDDALTLLGAMPLDGVFSDRALFDYAVAAAGEGQMQRALDALDALSQRTLFLAWREQVPYARGYVLEQMNQPRRALDAFTQAAEHYETRGEELITARQALTEENLMARLNFLRDSDDIVTDAYGRLRVTPTDFGLSDVLATEPFQQALGELHELYRMQALLMQREEQLSTFETMLETRRIQREQRSREARFELEQQQADEWAEVHKSFRMEIEAALARENAEFFMTTEQKALKTRLDNIAAKLAQLPDDKSTASQRENYQRMRAYFDWTVANDYGVNRWAAQKQLRELDREMEQFRSQRAAMETLMAGDSEHSVLAGRLARNAAELQELKIQVQGALGQARRILMGRLDQALQQQNRELRRYLLASRHAQARLADQLFRADRNAEADNE; translated from the coding sequence GTGACACGACCTGTGGCATTCATCTCAAGGGTATTTCATTCCGGGTTGACGGCGCGTTTGGCAGCTGTAGCTGTGCTCTTGCTCGGTTCGCCGGCAGTGGTCGCTGACGAAGCACCGGAGAGGGCCAAGGATCCCGTGTATGGCTGGGTACTATACAACTACTACCTGGGCGAGTCCTTTGATGCACTGACATTGCTCGATGTGGCCCGTGAGCGTGGCGGCATCAGCGGGCACGGTGCCTATCCGGAGCTGGTCGAAGGCGGGCTTATGCTCTCCTACGGCATGACCCGCGAAGCCCGTGATCTGTTCACGCGATTGCTCGAAGAGACGAACGCCAGCGATAGCGATGACTCAGATAGCAAAAGCCCGCGCATAAAACTGTCGCCGGAAGTACGCAGTCAAGCCTGGTTTTATCTGGGTAAGGTGTTTTATCTCGAGGGTGATTACGGTCTGGCCTATGAAAACCTTCAGCGGGTTAACGCAGATGTGCTGGAAGAGAGTGATTCAGGGCTTTACGCGGAATGGCTTTATCTGAGGGCCCAGCTGGCCATGACATCCGACGCCTTTGGTGGCAAAGCGGGTGATGAAGCTCTGACTGAAAGCCTGCGTAAATGGCTGAGGCAATCTGGCCCGTGGGCATATTACCTGAGCTACAACATGGCCATGGCCGAGATCGCCGCAGGAGATTTCACGGGCGCGCAGCAAAGCTTGCGTGCGCTCATTGCCGATATGGAAGACGAGACGCCAAAGGAAAACCGGATTTCCGAGCACCGTGCGTTGCTGGATAAAAGCCGGTTATCCCTCGCCCGGTTATATCTGAGAGACGCCCGGTTTGATGATGCATTAACACTGCTGGGTGCCATGCCCCTGGACGGTGTGTTTTCCGATCGAGCGCTATTTGACTATGCTGTCGCGGCGGCTGGCGAGGGCCAGATGCAACGGGCTCTGGATGCGCTTGATGCCCTGTCTCAGCGTACCCTGTTTTTAGCCTGGAGAGAGCAGGTTCCCTATGCCCGGGGTTATGTGCTCGAGCAGATGAATCAACCCCGCAGGGCGCTAGACGCGTTTACCCAGGCTGCCGAACATTACGAAACCCGGGGTGAGGAGCTGATCACAGCACGGCAGGCACTCACCGAAGAGAATTTGATGGCGCGGTTGAACTTTCTCCGCGACAGCGATGACATTGTCACCGATGCCTACGGCCGCCTCCGGGTGACGCCCACAGATTTCGGGCTTTCAGACGTGCTGGCAACGGAACCCTTCCAGCAAGCCCTGGGGGAACTGCACGAACTCTACCGGATGCAGGCTTTGCTGATGCAGAGGGAAGAACAGCTCAGCACTTTTGAAACCATGCTGGAAACACGACGCATACAGCGGGAGCAACGAAGCCGCGAGGCCCGCTTTGAGCTTGAACAGCAGCAGGCGGACGAGTGGGCGGAAGTACACAAATCGTTTCGTATGGAGATTGAAGCGGCCCTTGCCAGAGAAAATGCCGAATTCTTCATGACGACTGAGCAGAAAGCCCTGAAAACGCGGCTAGATAACATTGCGGCCAAGCTCGCACAGCTCCCCGATGATAAGAGTACTGCCAGCCAGCGGGAAAACTATCAGCGAATGAGAGCTTACTTCGACTGGACAGTGGCGAACGACTATGGCGTTAACCGCTGGGCCGCCCAGAAGCAGTTGCGCGAGTTGGACAGGGAAATGGAACAGTTCCGGAGTCAAAGAGCAGCCATGGAAACCCTGATGGCAGGGGACAGTGAGCATAGCGTGCTGGCCGGACGGCTTGCCCGCAACGCCGCGGAGCTTCAGGAGCTGAAAATTCAGGTACAAGGTGCATTAGGCCAGGCACGACGCATTCTCATGGGCCGGCTGGATCAGGCCCTCCAACAACAAAACAGAGAGCTACGGCGGTACCTGTTGGCATCCCGCCATGCCCAGGCGCGGCTGGCGGATCAGCTGTTTCGGGCAGATCGGAATGCGGAGGCTGACAATGAATAA
- a CDS encoding PHA/PHB synthase family protein, producing the protein MLGLDKFGKTANRLVSTFETKVREGQQHLEKLLGDTGVMDHAKISTVSEMSDAYRTMAKDLLLHPWRFMEAELDLARKHAALGSYTLFRLTGIDKEPVAQADSDDRRFKAEEWHRHLPFDVLHQAYLINSRAFLDWVESMEGMPPGGREQMLFYARQLTSALAPSNFLATNPEALKITWERKGMNLVDGGRQFIDDFRQNPKLFNVGMTDRSAFEVGRNLATTPGKVVFQNELMQLIQYTPSTETVCKRPLLIVPPWINKYYILDLSTKNSFIQWLVNQGQTVFIISWRNPGPALRDKSWDDYMLEGPLAAMDAVTAATGEEQMNLIGYCIGGTLLGSALAWMKKKGKDPVVSATYLASLLDFSDPGGIGVFINEHSIRGIERMLDKKGYLDGRAMAFTFNLLRENELFWSFWTNSYLKGQKPAAFDLLYWNTDGTNLPAKMHSFYLREMYLNNRLVEPDSLTVAGETINLGEIEVPSFFLSARQDHIAKWKATYKGALVHGGNVHFVLSGSGHIAGVINPPYKEKYCYWTNDPMKPDADEWLESAEEHPGSWWPHWLEWIQQYAGEQVAARLPGDGKLAVLEDAPGSYVRVKAAEAAK; encoded by the coding sequence ATGCTGGGTCTGGACAAGTTTGGAAAAACCGCTAATCGGTTGGTCAGTACATTTGAAACGAAAGTACGCGAAGGTCAGCAACACTTGGAAAAGTTGCTTGGAGATACTGGCGTTATGGACCACGCCAAGATCTCCACAGTGTCAGAAATGTCAGATGCCTACCGCACCATGGCGAAAGATCTGCTACTGCACCCATGGCGTTTTATGGAAGCGGAGTTAGACCTGGCCCGCAAACACGCGGCTCTGGGTTCTTACACTCTTTTCCGGCTGACCGGGATCGACAAAGAGCCAGTTGCGCAGGCGGATAGCGATGATCGGCGTTTCAAGGCGGAAGAGTGGCATCGGCATCTGCCGTTTGATGTATTGCATCAGGCCTATCTGATCAACTCCCGCGCCTTTCTGGATTGGGTAGAAAGCATGGAAGGCATGCCCCCTGGAGGCCGTGAACAAATGCTGTTTTACGCTCGGCAGCTCACCAGTGCACTCGCCCCCTCCAACTTCCTGGCGACAAACCCCGAGGCTCTGAAAATAACCTGGGAACGCAAAGGCATGAATCTGGTCGATGGCGGGCGACAGTTTATTGATGATTTCCGCCAGAACCCGAAGTTATTCAACGTCGGCATGACCGATCGCTCCGCATTCGAGGTAGGCCGCAATCTGGCGACAACGCCCGGAAAAGTAGTGTTTCAGAATGAGTTAATGCAGCTCATTCAGTACACGCCTTCCACGGAGACCGTCTGCAAGCGGCCGCTGCTTATCGTGCCGCCCTGGATCAACAAGTATTACATTCTTGATCTGAGCACCAAGAATTCCTTTATCCAGTGGCTGGTAAACCAGGGCCAGACGGTTTTCATCATATCCTGGCGCAACCCGGGGCCTGCGTTGAGAGACAAAAGCTGGGACGACTACATGCTGGAAGGGCCATTAGCGGCCATGGACGCTGTAACCGCGGCTACCGGCGAAGAGCAGATGAATCTCATCGGTTATTGCATCGGCGGAACGCTTTTAGGCTCAGCCCTGGCCTGGATGAAGAAGAAAGGCAAAGACCCTGTTGTCAGCGCTACATACCTTGCCAGTCTGCTGGATTTCTCTGATCCCGGCGGCATTGGTGTGTTCATCAATGAGCACTCAATCCGTGGTATTGAACGCATGCTGGACAAAAAGGGCTATCTGGACGGCCGCGCCATGGCATTTACGTTCAATCTACTGAGAGAAAACGAGCTGTTCTGGTCGTTCTGGACCAACAGCTACCTCAAAGGCCAGAAGCCAGCGGCGTTTGATCTGCTGTACTGGAATACCGACGGCACCAACCTGCCCGCAAAAATGCACAGCTTTTACCTGCGGGAGATGTATCTCAATAATCGCCTGGTAGAGCCCGACTCTCTTACTGTCGCCGGAGAGACAATCAATCTGGGTGAAATAGAGGTGCCGTCGTTCTTTCTTTCAGCACGGCAAGATCACATCGCCAAATGGAAAGCCACTTACAAGGGTGCGTTGGTCCATGGGGGCAATGTTCATTTCGTGCTTTCCGGTTCTGGCCACATTGCGGGCGTCATAAACCCTCCTTACAAGGAAAAGTATTGCTACTGGACGAATGACCCCATGAAGCCCGATGCCGATGAATGGCTCGAAAGCGCAGAAGAGCATCCCGGTTCCTGGTGGCCACACTGGCTGGAGTGGATTCAGCAATATGCCGGTGAGCAGGTTGCCGCAAGATTGCCCGGAGACGGCAAGCTTGCCGTACTTGAGGACGCTCCGGGCAGTTATGTTCGGGTGAAGGCGGCAGAAGCCGCCAAATAA
- a CDS encoding AgmX/PglI C-terminal domain-containing protein — protein sequence MTRGMTEYRYGLPWSQERGERRRLLSVALVIAPLFVIFAGYVSWIELPERDRQEREALPPQLAKLVIEKKEPPKQVVPEPEPEPEKKPEEKPVEQAKPEPKPEQKPEPKPEPKPEPEPPKPEVKAKPKPEAVAKAREKAKSSGILAMGNELSKLSALASSVKLDAPVTRTAKPIARKAGDTLAARATANVRSSGVNDAALERESRQVALAERERAEVAEVERVAEVKEVVRREKQETASRTRSKEELRRTMDANKSAIYSIYNRELRRKPSLQGSITPELVIEPNGAVSRCSVVESTLGEPGLENKICNRLLLVDFGPRPGVDQTTIRYPIELLSG from the coding sequence ATGACCCGGGGCATGACAGAGTACCGGTACGGCTTACCCTGGAGTCAGGAGCGGGGTGAGCGCAGGCGTTTGCTGTCCGTGGCGCTGGTGATCGCGCCCCTGTTCGTGATTTTTGCCGGTTATGTAAGCTGGATTGAGTTACCGGAGCGTGATCGACAGGAACGTGAGGCGTTGCCGCCGCAGTTGGCTAAGCTGGTTATCGAAAAGAAAGAGCCGCCGAAGCAGGTTGTGCCGGAGCCGGAACCAGAACCAGAGAAGAAGCCAGAAGAGAAACCGGTTGAGCAGGCTAAACCCGAACCTAAACCAGAGCAGAAGCCAGAACCTAAACCGGAGCCGAAACCAGAACCTGAGCCACCAAAGCCCGAGGTGAAGGCAAAGCCCAAGCCCGAAGCAGTAGCCAAGGCCCGAGAAAAAGCCAAGAGCAGTGGCATTCTGGCGATGGGTAACGAGCTTTCAAAGCTCAGTGCGCTGGCCAGTTCTGTCAAGCTTGATGCACCGGTGACCCGCACAGCCAAACCGATTGCACGCAAAGCGGGAGACACACTGGCTGCCCGTGCCACGGCTAATGTTCGCAGTTCAGGTGTGAATGATGCAGCACTTGAGCGTGAAAGCCGTCAGGTTGCCCTGGCGGAGCGTGAAAGGGCTGAAGTGGCGGAAGTTGAGCGCGTTGCCGAAGTTAAAGAAGTTGTCCGGCGCGAAAAGCAGGAAACCGCTTCCCGGACACGCAGCAAGGAAGAATTGCGTCGTACGATGGATGCCAATAAATCGGCCATTTACAGCATCTACAACCGTGAACTTCGCCGAAAACCGTCGCTTCAGGGCAGTATTACGCCCGAATTGGTGATCGAGCCGAATGGCGCTGTGTCCCGATGCTCTGTAGTTGAGTCAACACTTGGCGAGCCTGGTCTGGAGAACAAGATCTGTAATCGCCTGCTGCTCGTGGACTTTGGCCCTCGGCCGGGAGTCGACCAGACGACAATTCGCTACCCGATTGAACTGCTGTCCGGCTGA
- a CDS encoding tetratricopeptide repeat protein, translating into MIWDKKLNAVVLGLLLLSGCALGPERAAAPDETATATGESEVLLQEAFAEAVVLMENGDTDEARRRFEQMALQHPQRTGPLVNLGVLAFQTGETELAQARFKEVLALNPEHPVALNHLGVIARNAGDFPTAEQRYREALAANPEYLPALLNLAFLLDIYLGEPGQALPLYEQYKALATEPDPKLEDWIFDAKNRI; encoded by the coding sequence ATGATCTGGGATAAAAAACTCAATGCAGTGGTTCTGGGACTTTTGCTTTTGTCCGGTTGCGCGCTGGGGCCTGAACGCGCGGCTGCACCCGATGAGACGGCTACAGCCACCGGGGAATCGGAAGTGCTTCTGCAGGAGGCCTTTGCCGAAGCGGTTGTGTTAATGGAAAACGGCGACACAGATGAGGCCAGGCGCCGCTTTGAACAGATGGCCTTGCAGCATCCGCAACGCACAGGCCCCTTGGTCAATCTGGGCGTACTGGCGTTTCAGACGGGTGAAACCGAGCTCGCCCAGGCCCGGTTCAAGGAGGTGCTTGCCCTGAACCCGGAGCATCCGGTTGCGCTTAACCATCTTGGTGTTATCGCTCGCAATGCTGGCGACTTTCCAACCGCTGAGCAGCGTTACCGTGAAGCCCTTGCTGCGAATCCGGAATACTTGCCGGCACTGCTCAATCTGGCGTTCCTGCTGGATATTTATCTGGGTGAGCCCGGGCAGGCTCTGCCATTGTACGAACAGTACAAGGCGCTTGCCACCGAGCCCGACCCGAAACTGGAAGACTGGATATTCGATGCGAAAAACAGAATCTGA
- a CDS encoding ExbD/TolR family protein: MKESAKARRLKRHHRRNKGQSKMNLVSLMDIFTILVFFLMVNSSSDVQVLNQSSTIKLPDSSAVQPPGDVLALTVTEKDILVNGRVVIKREVLQALDGQIEPGLKQELDYQASRSGQPVPEAGRAITILADRELPYDLLKKIMSTCVDAGYASISLAVNQSAKEGAGA, encoded by the coding sequence ATGAAAGAGTCTGCCAAAGCCCGCCGCCTGAAGCGTCATCACAGACGAAACAAGGGCCAGAGCAAGATGAACCTGGTGTCGCTGATGGACATCTTTACGATTCTTGTGTTCTTCCTGATGGTTAATTCTTCGTCTGATGTGCAGGTACTCAACCAGAGCAGCACCATCAAACTGCCGGATTCGTCAGCCGTGCAGCCACCCGGTGATGTGCTCGCGCTGACCGTAACCGAGAAGGATATCCTCGTAAACGGGCGCGTGGTGATCAAACGAGAGGTGCTGCAGGCTCTGGACGGACAGATAGAGCCGGGTTTGAAACAGGAGCTGGATTACCAGGCTAGCCGGTCCGGGCAGCCTGTACCAGAGGCAGGGCGGGCGATCACTATTCTGGCCGACCGGGAGCTGCCCTACGATTTGCTCAAAAAAATTATGTCTACCTGTGTGGATGCGGGATACGCCAGCATATCTCTGGCGGTTAACCAAAGCGCAAAAGAGGGAGCCGGAGCATGA
- a CDS encoding tetratricopeptide repeat protein gives MNKWPLERLPQGRRSALRIARALVPVVSALLVTGCQTLWWGPGDDEMPAARPGTLASLSPVSTSRAADLAVVENKRVETAEDTVSLESVMRSYRDLLPLVDDPVKQVTIRHRLADLEFARAERIMTDTAEDDLSGAIAAYTNLLAEYPERTGNDQIYYQLARAWGLRGMTGKQLESLDTLVTTYPDSDYWVEAQFRRADILFINGRYSEAEQAFDEVTLASSEQSGDPSFLMNAHYMKGWSQFKQGSYQQALLSYVEVLDLIMPGEQATEAPDQRYQTLTEDLFRVVGLSLSYLDGAETLQALFRQTGSRPYEILVYDRYSKLLIERERYSDAVDVFEAYIDEHPESPWAPRYHMRIIDTLELAGFNKAIPDRKAEFIKRYGIYSDYWPETDPETLAYIENQLEILLPELADRHYLLAGEAKKQRQRASDRQPDSRVQSPGADEHYRQAAAYYAEFAATFPDHPRTPERLFLLAETYLELQEWPDAIQAFERVAYDFPAAGKVQERAAEAGYASVLAFREYSRTWMNETNTDLFALQEMQQLNRLRFVNAFPQDFRAPGVYYIALQREFDQQNLEEVIPMAARLAAWQPAADPALVTEALLMAGHSLFELARYGEAEQSYGDALAMMSQEDERRPGIQENMAASVFRQAEQLAEAGNVDAAVSEYLRVGAVAPASTLHANAQYDAASLLVNAARWDEAIDVLNGYRSRFPEHELVNTVPAKLAFAYRETGQWEKAGDELNLMVAMATTPEERRENLQIAAELYDQAGNDDKAIDAWRQYANSHPEPAANYMEAANRLAELYESRGDRERRDFWLNRQMEKVDQNPEAADERMRYLAASASATLAREALAYYDSIRLTLPLNESMVAKTNALEDAVQAYQTTAGYGLSSFSTEAGYQIAHIYSRLGADLMDSERPEGLSQLELSQYELLLEEQAYPFEDSAIDIHEQNIRRAREGIFDEWVKRSYESLRRLLPGRYNKPEVTAGAVHDLG, from the coding sequence ATGAATAAATGGCCTCTTGAAAGACTCCCTCAGGGGCGGCGTTCTGCTTTGCGCATAGCGAGAGCACTTGTGCCGGTGGTTTCTGCGTTGCTGGTCACTGGGTGCCAGACGTTGTGGTGGGGGCCGGGCGACGACGAAATGCCGGCGGCCCGTCCCGGAACCCTGGCGTCTTTAAGCCCTGTAAGCACGTCACGCGCGGCAGATCTTGCCGTGGTGGAGAACAAGCGTGTTGAAACCGCAGAGGACACCGTTTCTCTTGAGTCAGTGATGCGCAGTTATCGGGATTTACTGCCGCTGGTAGATGACCCCGTCAAGCAGGTCACCATCCGGCACAGGCTCGCGGATCTCGAGTTCGCGCGGGCCGAACGTATAATGACAGACACCGCAGAAGACGATCTGTCCGGAGCAATTGCCGCTTATACCAACCTGTTGGCAGAATATCCTGAGCGTACAGGCAACGATCAGATTTACTATCAGCTGGCCCGAGCCTGGGGCCTGCGCGGCATGACCGGCAAGCAGCTGGAATCCCTGGACACACTGGTAACAACCTATCCCGATTCAGATTACTGGGTAGAAGCCCAGTTCCGACGCGCGGATATCCTGTTCATCAACGGCCGCTATTCTGAAGCGGAACAGGCGTTTGATGAGGTTACCCTTGCAAGTAGCGAACAAAGCGGCGATCCATCCTTCTTGATGAACGCCCACTACATGAAGGGCTGGAGCCAGTTCAAGCAGGGAAGTTACCAGCAGGCTCTGCTCAGCTACGTCGAAGTGCTGGATCTGATTATGCCGGGTGAGCAGGCTACAGAAGCGCCGGACCAGCGTTATCAGACGCTTACTGAAGATCTGTTCAGGGTTGTCGGTCTTTCGCTGTCCTACCTTGATGGCGCTGAGACCCTGCAAGCCCTGTTCCGGCAGACGGGCAGCCGGCCCTATGAAATTCTCGTTTACGATCGCTACAGTAAATTACTGATTGAGCGTGAACGCTACAGCGACGCTGTCGATGTGTTCGAGGCGTATATTGACGAGCATCCGGAAAGCCCCTGGGCGCCGCGTTATCACATGCGGATAATCGATACGCTGGAACTGGCTGGCTTTAATAAAGCCATTCCCGATCGCAAGGCCGAGTTCATCAAACGTTACGGCATCTACAGTGACTACTGGCCTGAGACCGATCCCGAAACTCTGGCGTACATCGAAAACCAGCTCGAAATCCTGCTACCAGAGCTGGCCGACCGTCATTATTTACTGGCTGGCGAAGCCAAAAAGCAGAGACAGCGTGCCTCAGATCGACAGCCTGACAGCCGCGTGCAAAGTCCCGGAGCGGACGAGCACTATCGCCAGGCCGCCGCTTATTATGCCGAATTTGCAGCCACCTTCCCGGATCATCCCCGCACGCCAGAGCGCTTGTTCCTGCTGGCGGAAACCTATCTGGAGCTGCAGGAGTGGCCGGACGCCATTCAGGCATTTGAGCGCGTTGCTTATGACTTTCCGGCTGCCGGCAAGGTACAGGAACGCGCGGCAGAAGCAGGGTATGCCTCTGTTCTGGCATTCCGTGAGTACTCGCGAACCTGGATGAATGAAACAAACACCGATCTGTTCGCCTTGCAGGAAATGCAACAGCTCAATCGCCTGAGATTCGTGAATGCCTTCCCGCAAGATTTCCGCGCTCCGGGTGTGTATTACATCGCTCTGCAGCGGGAATTTGATCAGCAGAACCTTGAAGAAGTCATTCCCATGGCCGCTCGCCTGGCCGCCTGGCAGCCGGCTGCAGACCCCGCTCTGGTTACCGAGGCGCTGCTGATGGCAGGGCATAGTCTGTTCGAGCTTGCGCGTTATGGCGAAGCCGAGCAATCCTATGGTGATGCGCTTGCTATGATGTCCCAGGAAGACGAGCGACGGCCCGGCATACAGGAAAACATGGCTGCGTCTGTATTCCGCCAGGCGGAGCAGCTGGCAGAGGCTGGCAATGTTGATGCGGCAGTCAGCGAGTATTTGCGGGTAGGGGCGGTGGCGCCTGCATCCACGCTGCACGCTAACGCGCAATATGACGCAGCATCCCTGCTTGTAAACGCAGCGCGATGGGACGAGGCCATTGATGTGCTGAATGGCTACCGCTCTCGTTTCCCGGAGCATGAACTGGTTAATACCGTGCCGGCAAAGCTTGCATTCGCCTATCGGGAAACCGGGCAGTGGGAGAAAGCCGGTGATGAGCTGAACCTCATGGTTGCTATGGCGACCACGCCAGAAGAGCGCCGGGAGAACCTGCAGATTGCAGCTGAACTCTACGACCAGGCCGGAAACGATGACAAGGCGATTGATGCCTGGCGTCAATACGCCAATAGCCATCCAGAGCCTGCCGCCAATTATATGGAAGCCGCTAACCGGCTGGCGGAGCTTTACGAATCCCGTGGCGACCGTGAGCGTCGTGATTTCTGGCTTAACAGGCAGATGGAGAAGGTGGATCAGAACCCGGAAGCTGCAGATGAACGCATGCGCTATCTGGCTGCGTCTGCCTCTGCCACCCTTGCTCGCGAGGCGCTGGCTTACTACGACAGTATCCGCCTGACGTTGCCGCTGAATGAGAGCATGGTCGCTAAAACAAACGCACTTGAAGATGCTGTGCAGGCCTACCAGACAACGGCGGGATACGGGCTATCGTCGTTTTCCACAGAAGCAGGCTATCAGATTGCCCATATCTACAGCCGCCTTGGTGCCGACCTGATGGACTCCGAGCGTCCGGAGGGGCTCAGTCAACTGGAACTGTCCCAGTATGAGTTGCTGTTGGAAGAACAGGCTTATCCATTCGAAGACAGCGCCATTGATATCCACGAACAGAATATCCGTCGTGCCCGCGAAGGCATCTTCGATGAGTGGGTAAAGCGCAGTTATGAGTCGTTGCGACGTTTGCTACCCGGCCGCTACAACAAACCCGAAGTCACAGCCGGAGCGGTTCATGATCTGGGATAA
- a CDS encoding AraC family transcriptional regulator, which produces MTDSLKTLLAGALAALILFMSAAVLAEPDAAQEAAQDSKAVAERVEDLKKKVIRLNRDLFILEEDLLFPASTQFAVFLSVDSGEFLKVDAVKLKVDGDIVASHLYTDRQVTALERGGMQRLFIGNLKTGTHEVTAFVEGIGPDNRAYKQAATLAFEKGTETAALEIRIQDRSSDYQPMVSIVEWE; this is translated from the coding sequence ATGACGGATTCATTAAAAACCCTGTTGGCTGGGGCACTTGCAGCACTGATCCTGTTTATGAGCGCTGCGGTGCTCGCAGAGCCGGACGCGGCGCAGGAAGCTGCACAGGACAGTAAAGCCGTTGCGGAGCGCGTTGAGGATCTGAAGAAGAAAGTCATCCGCCTTAACCGGGATCTCTTCATTCTGGAAGAAGATTTGCTGTTCCCTGCCAGCACGCAATTTGCGGTTTTCCTCAGCGTCGATTCGGGTGAATTCCTTAAGGTGGATGCGGTGAAGCTGAAGGTTGACGGCGATATTGTTGCATCTCATCTTTATACGGATCGTCAGGTCACGGCCCTTGAGCGCGGCGGCATGCAGCGATTGTTTATCGGCAATCTGAAAACCGGTACTCACGAGGTAACGGCTTTTGTAGAAGGTATCGGCCCGGACAACCGCGCCTACAAGCAGGCAGCAACCCTGGCTTTTGAGAAAGGCACGGAGACGGCTGCCCTGGAAATCCGCATTCAGGATCGCTCCTCGGATTATCAGCCCATGGTCTCCATTGTGGAGTGGGAGTGA
- a CDS encoding MotA/TolQ/ExbB proton channel family protein, which produces MIDTAVRFFQEGGFFMFPIAIVLIVGLIVAIERYVYLSAQKIINRRDFNRLHPMIAKRDFKGALNYAQESGSAMSEMIGFGLQRLARRQGREDIEYAMEEGLLDVMPRLEKRTQYLATLANIATLLGLLGTIIGLIAAFTAVAAADPAQKASLLSQSISVAMNTTAFGLMSAIPILLIHSVLQTKTNEIVDSFEMAGIKVLNLLSDGSGSRSGAAPTGQAASSSASAAAPASTPARTPA; this is translated from the coding sequence ATGATTGATACCGCCGTTCGCTTCTTTCAGGAAGGTGGCTTTTTTATGTTTCCGATAGCCATTGTGCTGATTGTCGGACTCATTGTAGCCATTGAGCGATACGTATACCTGTCTGCTCAGAAAATCATCAATCGCAGAGACTTCAACCGCCTGCACCCGATGATTGCGAAGCGTGATTTCAAAGGAGCGCTCAATTACGCTCAGGAATCTGGCAGTGCCATGTCCGAGATGATCGGTTTTGGCCTGCAGCGACTGGCTCGACGCCAGGGCCGTGAAGACATCGAATACGCCATGGAAGAAGGGCTGCTGGATGTCATGCCGCGCCTAGAAAAGCGCACTCAGTACCTCGCAACGCTTGCGAACATTGCAACACTGTTGGGCTTGCTGGGCACCATCATCGGCCTGATCGCAGCATTTACCGCTGTTGCTGCAGCCGATCCTGCGCAAAAAGCCAGCCTGCTTTCACAGAGTATTTCAGTGGCCATGAACACCACGGCGTTCGGCCTTATGTCGGCTATCCCCATCCTTTTGATTCATTCTGTTCTGCAAACCAAAACCAATGAAATTGTCGACAGTTTTGAAATGGCGGGCATTAAGGTGCTCAATCTGCTCAGCGATGGTTCCGGCTCCCGCTCCGGTGCTGCGCCCACAGGGCAAGCTGCATCATCTTCTGCGTCGGCGGCAGCGCCTGCCAGCACTCCCGCCCGCACCCCGGCCTGA
- a CDS encoding ExbD/TolR family protein, which produces MRRKHRRLQSEPDLDITPFMNLMIVLVPVLLLNMVFAHTSVLELNFPTGESLTPDQVEELQIQVVIHADRLVVADNQGGVIKAIAQSEGEYDFAVLKDVMKEIKSRVPDKKDVIIMPSRDTSYQALVTVMDTVRSYDAVVAGNLVEAELFPEISLGDAPLVDAEEVLKEGGQS; this is translated from the coding sequence ATGAGACGGAAACATCGTCGATTACAGAGCGAGCCGGATCTCGACATTACACCGTTCATGAATCTCATGATCGTGCTTGTGCCGGTGCTGCTTTTAAATATGGTGTTTGCCCACACCAGCGTTCTGGAACTCAACTTCCCGACCGGCGAAAGCCTTACCCCGGATCAGGTTGAAGAACTTCAGATACAGGTTGTTATCCATGCAGACCGTCTGGTGGTTGCGGATAACCAGGGCGGGGTTATCAAGGCCATTGCCCAGAGCGAGGGCGAGTACGATTTCGCTGTGCTTAAAGATGTCATGAAAGAGATCAAAAGCCGCGTTCCTGATAAGAAAGACGTGATTATCATGCCCTCCCGGGACACCTCCTATCAGGCGCTTGTAACGGTCATGGATACGGTCCGGTCCTATGATGCGGTGGTCGCTGGAAACCTTGTGGAGGCAGAACTCTTTCCTGAAATTTCTTTGGGTGACGCGCCGTTAGTGGATGCGGAAGAAGTGTTGAAAGAAGGGGGGCAATCATGA